The proteins below are encoded in one region of Ochotona princeps isolate mOchPri1 chromosome 24, mOchPri1.hap1, whole genome shotgun sequence:
- the SLC12A9 gene encoding solute carrier family 12 member 9 has product MASESSPLLAYRLLGEEAATFSAGAAGGPGGAPARKLSTFLGVVVPTVLSMFSIVVFLRIGFVVGHAGLLQALAMLLVAYFILALTVLSVCAIATNGAVRGGGAYFMISRTLGPEVGGSIGLMFYLANVCSCAVSLLGLVESVLDIFGADATGSRGIRVLPQGYGWNLLYGSLLLGLVGGVCTLGAGLYARASFLTFLLVSGSLGSVLVSFVAVGPRDIPLTPRPGTNGSSLPTKVGHFTGFNTSTLRDNLGAGYAEDYTTGAVMTFASVFAVLFNGCTGIMAGANMSGELKDPSRAIPLGTIVAVAYTFFIYILLFFLSSFTCDRVLLQEDYGFFRAISLWPPLVLIGIYATSLSASMSSLIGASRILHALAQDDLFGVILAPAKVVTHGGNPWGAVLYSWGLVQLVLLAGKLNTLAAVVTVFYLVAYAAVDLSCLSLEWASAPNFRPTFSLFSWHTCLLGVASCLLMMFLISPGAAGGSLLLMGLLSALLTARGGPSSWGYVSQALLFHQVRKYLLRLDVRKDHVKFWRPQLLLLVGNPRGALPLLRLANQLKKGGLYVLGHVTLGDLDSLPSDPVQPQYGAWLSLVDRAQVKAFVDLTLSPSVRQGAQHLLRISGLGGMKPNTLVLGFYDDAPPQDHFLRDPAFSEPLDGPQEGGAPALSTLFPPPRAPGSPRALSPQDYVATVADALKMNKNVVLARACGALPPERLSRGSGGPVPPHHVDVWPLNLLRPRGGPGYVDVCGLFVLQMATILGMVPAWHSARLRIFLCLGPREAPGAAEGRLRALLSQLRIRAEVREVVWGEGAGADRQEEEDEGDFVNSGHGDAEAEALARSANALVRAQQGRGMGGGPGGPEAAADGQEGPATALTFLYLPRPPADPTRYPRYLALLETLSRDLGPTLLVHGLTPVTCTDL; this is encoded by the exons ATGGCCAGTGAGAGCTCGCCTCTGCTGGCCTACCGGCTCCTGGGGGAGGAGGCGGCCACCTTCTCTGCCGGTGCCGCTGGGGGTCCCGGAGGGGCGCCTGCACGGAAGCTGTCCACTTTCCTCGGCGTGGTGGTGCCCACGGTGCTGTCCATGTTTAGCATAGTAGTATTCTTGAGAATCG GGTTCGTGGTGGGTCACGCTGGGctgctgcaggccctggccaTGCTGTTGGTTGCCTATTTCATCCTGGCGCTCACCGTCCTGTCTGTCTGTGCCATTGCCACTAACGGCGCTGTGCGTGGAGGCGGGGCCTACT TCATGATCAGCCGGACCCTGGGGCCTGAGGTTGGCGGCAGCATCGGCCTTATGTTCTACCTGGCCAATGTGTGCAGCTGCGCCGTGTCCCTGCTGGGGCTGGTGGAGTCCGTGTTGGATATCTTCGGAGCTG aTGCCACAGGATCCAGAGGGATCCGGGTGCTGCCCCAAGGCTATGGCTGGAACCTCCTCTACGGCTCCCTACTGCTGGGCCTCGTGGGTGGGGTCTGCACGCTGGGCGCTGGCCTCTACGCCCGGGCCTCCTTCCTCACTTTCCTGCTGGTCTCTGGCTCCCTGGGTTCAGTGCTGGTCAGCTTTGTGGCTGTGGGGCCCAGGGACATACCCCTGACCCCTCGGCCCGGCACCAACGGCTCCTCCTTGCCGACCAAGGTGGGCCATTTCACCGGCTTCAACACCAGCACCCTAAGAGACAACTTGGGTG CCGGCTACGCCGAGGACTATACCACGGGAGCCGTGATGACCTTTGCCAGCGTCTTTGCTGTCCTCTTCAACGGTTGCACTGGCATCATGGCGGGGGCCAACATGTCAG GTGAGCTGAAGGACCCCAGTCGGGCCATCCCTCTGGGCACGATAGTGGCCGTGGCCTACACCTTCTTCATCTACATCCTGCTgttcttcctctccagtttcaCTTGTGATAG GGTCCTGCTGCAGGAGGACTACGGCTTCTTCCGCGCCATTAGCCTGTGGCCCCCGTTGGTGCTCATCGGCATCTATGCCACCTCGCTGTCAGCCTCCATGAGTTCTCTCATTGGCGCCTCCCGCATCCTGCATGCCCTGGCCCAGGACGACCTGTTTG GTGTGATCTTGGCCCCAGCTAAGGTGGTCACCCACGGGGGGAACCCCTGGGGAGCAGTCCTGTACTCCTGGGGCCTGGTACAG CTGGTGCTCCTAGCCGGAAAGCTGAACACactggccgctgtggtcactgTCTTCTACCTGGTGGCCTATGCTGCCGTGGACCTGTCCTGTCTGAGCTTAGagtgggcctcagcacccaactTCCG CCCCACCTTCAGCCTGTTCTCCTGGCACACTTGCCTGCTGGGCGTGGCCTCCTGCCTGCTCATGATGTTCCTGATCAGCCCGGGAGCAGCTGGTGGCTCCTTGCTGCTCATGGGCCTGCTGTCTGCCCTGCTCACTGCCCGAGggggccccagcagctggggctacGTCAGCCAGGCCCTGCTCTTCCATCAG GTGCGGAAGTACCTGCTCAGACTTGACGTCCGCAAAGACCACGTGAAGTTCTGgcggccccagctgctgctgctggtggggaACCCCCGGGGTGCCCTGCCTTTGCTTCGGTTAGCCAACCAGCTCAAGAAAGGGGGACTCTACGTGCTGGGCCATGTGACCTTGGGGGACCTGG ACTCGCTGCCCTCAGACCCTGTGCAGCCGCAGTATGGGGCGTGGCTGAGCCTGGTGGACCGTGCCCAGGTGAAGGCTTTTGTGGACCTCACTCTGTCACCCTCCGTGCGCCAGGGGGCTCAGCACCTGCTGCGGATCTCGGGCCTCG GTGGAATGAAGCCCAACACGTTGGTCCTGGGTTTCTATGATGATGCTCCGCCACAGGACCACTTCCTGAGAGATCCCGCCTTCTCCGAGCCCCTAGACGGCCCCCAGGAGGGTGGCGCCCCAGCTCTGAGTACCCTCTTCCCGCCACCCCGGGCTCCTGGGAGCCCCCGCGCGCTCAGCCCCCAGGACTACGTGGCCACCGTAGCGGACGCCCTCAAGATGAACAAGAACGTGGTGCTGGCCCGGGCCTGTGGGGCCCTGCCCCCTGAACGGCTGAGCCGGGGTTCCGGGGGCCCCGTGCCACCGCACCATGTGGACGTGTGGCCCCTCAATCTGCTGCGACCCCGGGGTGGGCCCGGCTACGTGGACGTGTGCGGCCTCTTTGTACTGCAGATGGCCACCATCCTGGGCATGGTGCCCGCCTGGCACAGTGCGCGACTCCGCATCTTCCTGTGTTTGGGCCCGCGCGAGGCCCCTGGGGCGGCCGAAGGGCGGCTGCGGGCGCTACTGAGCCAACTGCGGATCCGGGCCGAAGTGCGCGAGGTGGTGTGGGGCGAGGGCGCCGGGGCTGACcggcaggaggaagaggatgaaggGGACTTTGTGAACAGCGGGCACGGGGACGCCGAGGCCGAGGCCCTGGCCCGCAGCGCCAATGCCCTGGTGCGCGCTCAGCAGGGACGCGGCATgggtggagggcccggcggcccggaggcagcagcagatggccaggaGGGGCCCGCCACGGCACTCACCTTCCTGTACCTGCCTCGGCCGCCTGCCGACCCCACGCGCTACCCGCGTTACCTGGCGCTGCTGGAAACTCTGAGCCGCGACCTGGGCCCCACGCTGTTGGTGCACGGCCTCACGCCAGTCACCTGCACTGACCTCTAA